In a single window of the Uranotaenia lowii strain MFRU-FL unplaced genomic scaffold, ASM2978415v1 HiC_scaffold_446, whole genome shotgun sequence genome:
- the LOC129760111 gene encoding zinc finger protein Gfi-1b-like isoform X1, giving the protein MPTAGDGSPLWGGVQFNHGEMQPMASAASWNTLTDNGTENNIAQSMQFSTYSSYLTLEDHDQYGQTKPESLVDVAEDPHLNIDASVSAYPTNVDYSYMPMQQMALHNMGMMGAPPVPHETVVYSNPVNSTIPNPQSSPDVGYSSPGPDYYGLYSHPPQHQHPIRSQFQTYAPPLAYQHLTPVENVDEVTIKEETTDSYVMEDEHVRYAQEIDSAVDAINEQKFEILEDVVLFPGDQKKYELQQTIQAMGIQQIQSQPHPVFHLLQQAEQPGPSKQRPVLQSKQAVQTVQPSPEQQTRKPRASPKRKQTVVVDDQQPSTSRAPLSTATQTTAFPSVQDEPPTGSTVTLVPRLDQESPMSDDQFNGDEGDDPANRRSARPSAITQSPWECTICGQFFARQCGLSQHKKWIHTPRNFCCEKCGKKFITQEELDDHMIRHDSSDKPFKCEICPKQFCHKNDLRRHTYRHSGAPFDCKLCERRFIRQDHLTSHMITHDKEKRKALKERAKAHKPKKQK; this is encoded by the exons ATGCCAACGGCCGGTGATGGATCACCCTTGTGGGGTGGTGTGCAGTTCAATCACGGGGAGATGCAACCCATGGCATCGGCCGCGTCCTGGAATACACTTACCGACAACGGAACAGAAAATAACATCGCGCAATCCATGCAGTTTTCAACATACAGCTCATATTTGACGCTAGAAGACCACGATCAATATGGGCAGACAAAACCCGAATCTTTGGTCGATGTGGCTGAAGATCCACACCTCAACATAGATGCCAGTGTTTCGGCATATCCAACCAATGTGGATTACTCGTACATGCCGATGCAACAGATGGCGCTTCACAACATGGGGATGATGGGGGCTCCTCCAGTACCCCATG AAACAGTGGTCTATTCCAATCCGGTAAATTCCACGATTCCAAATCCTCAATCATCTCCGGATGTCGGATACTCTTCCCCGGGGCCTGATTACTATGGTTTGTACAGTCATCCTCCACAACACCAGCACCCGATCCGTAGTCAATTTCAAACATACGCGCCACCGTTGGCGTATCAACATCTGACGCCTGTTGAAAACGTTGACGAAGTGACTATCAAAGAAGAAACCACAGACTCGTACGTGATGGAAGACGAGCACGTAAGATATGCGCAAGAAATAGATTCAGCGGTCGATGCAATAAACgaacaaaagtttgaaatactCGAGGACGTTGTTCTATTTCCTGGTGATCAGAAGAAGTATGAATTGCAACAGACTATCCAAGCTATGGGTATTCAACAAATACAATCGCAACCGCATCCTGTGTTTCATCTTTTGCAACAAGCAGAGCAACCAGGGCCTTCAAAACAGCGACCAGTGCTGCAATCGAAGCAAGCGGTACAAACAGTTCAACCATCACCAGAACAGCAGACACGCAAACCACGAGCTTCtccaaaacgaaaacaaacagtgGTAGTGGATGATCAACAACCATCGACTTCTCGTGCTCCGCTTTCAACAGCAACGCAAACAACAGCATTTCCTTCAGTTCAAGATGAACCACCCACAGGAAGTACGGTCACTTTAGTACCGCGTCTAGACCAAGAATCTCCAATGTCAGATGACCAATTTAACGGCGATGAGGGAGACGATCCAGCAAACCGAAGATCTGCTAGACCGAGTGCCATCACCCAGAGTCCCTGGGAGTGTACGATCTGTGGACAGTTCTTCGCCCGCCAGTGTGGTCTCTCGCAGCACAAAAAGTGGATCCACACGCCGAGAAATTTCTGCTGTGAGAAATGCGGCAAGAAGTTCATCACCCAAGAGGAACTCGACGACCACATGATACGTCACGATTCGTCCGATAAGCCGTTCAAGTGCGAGATATGCCCGAAACAGTTCTGTCACAAGAACGACCTTCGCAGACATACCTATCGACACAGTGGAGCTCCGTTCGATTGCAAACTTTGTGAGAGACGTTTCATCCGCCAAGATCACCTCACGTCTCACATGATCACCCATGACAAGGAGAAAAGGAAAGCGTTGAAGGAACGTGCAAAAGCTCACAAGCCAAAGAAACAGAAGTAG
- the LOC129760111 gene encoding zinc finger protein Gfi-1b-like isoform X2 yields MPTAGDGSPLWGGVQFNHGEMQPMASAASWNTLTDNGTENNIAQSMQFSTYSSYLTLEDHDQYGQTKPESLVDVAEDPHLNIDASVSAYPTNVDYSYMPMQQMALHNMGMMGAPPVPHVVYSNPVNSTIPNPQSSPDVGYSSPGPDYYGLYSHPPQHQHPIRSQFQTYAPPLAYQHLTPVENVDEVTIKEETTDSYVMEDEHVRYAQEIDSAVDAINEQKFEILEDVVLFPGDQKKYELQQTIQAMGIQQIQSQPHPVFHLLQQAEQPGPSKQRPVLQSKQAVQTVQPSPEQQTRKPRASPKRKQTVVVDDQQPSTSRAPLSTATQTTAFPSVQDEPPTGSTVTLVPRLDQESPMSDDQFNGDEGDDPANRRSARPSAITQSPWECTICGQFFARQCGLSQHKKWIHTPRNFCCEKCGKKFITQEELDDHMIRHDSSDKPFKCEICPKQFCHKNDLRRHTYRHSGAPFDCKLCERRFIRQDHLTSHMITHDKEKRKALKERAKAHKPKKQK; encoded by the exons ATGCCAACGGCCGGTGATGGATCACCCTTGTGGGGTGGTGTGCAGTTCAATCACGGGGAGATGCAACCCATGGCATCGGCCGCGTCCTGGAATACACTTACCGACAACGGAACAGAAAATAACATCGCGCAATCCATGCAGTTTTCAACATACAGCTCATATTTGACGCTAGAAGACCACGATCAATATGGGCAGACAAAACCCGAATCTTTGGTCGATGTGGCTGAAGATCCACACCTCAACATAGATGCCAGTGTTTCGGCATATCCAACCAATGTGGATTACTCGTACATGCCGATGCAACAGATGGCGCTTCACAACATGGGGATGATGGGGGCTCCTCCAGTACCCCATG TGGTCTATTCCAATCCGGTAAATTCCACGATTCCAAATCCTCAATCATCTCCGGATGTCGGATACTCTTCCCCGGGGCCTGATTACTATGGTTTGTACAGTCATCCTCCACAACACCAGCACCCGATCCGTAGTCAATTTCAAACATACGCGCCACCGTTGGCGTATCAACATCTGACGCCTGTTGAAAACGTTGACGAAGTGACTATCAAAGAAGAAACCACAGACTCGTACGTGATGGAAGACGAGCACGTAAGATATGCGCAAGAAATAGATTCAGCGGTCGATGCAATAAACgaacaaaagtttgaaatactCGAGGACGTTGTTCTATTTCCTGGTGATCAGAAGAAGTATGAATTGCAACAGACTATCCAAGCTATGGGTATTCAACAAATACAATCGCAACCGCATCCTGTGTTTCATCTTTTGCAACAAGCAGAGCAACCAGGGCCTTCAAAACAGCGACCAGTGCTGCAATCGAAGCAAGCGGTACAAACAGTTCAACCATCACCAGAACAGCAGACACGCAAACCACGAGCTTCtccaaaacgaaaacaaacagtgGTAGTGGATGATCAACAACCATCGACTTCTCGTGCTCCGCTTTCAACAGCAACGCAAACAACAGCATTTCCTTCAGTTCAAGATGAACCACCCACAGGAAGTACGGTCACTTTAGTACCGCGTCTAGACCAAGAATCTCCAATGTCAGATGACCAATTTAACGGCGATGAGGGAGACGATCCAGCAAACCGAAGATCTGCTAGACCGAGTGCCATCACCCAGAGTCCCTGGGAGTGTACGATCTGTGGACAGTTCTTCGCCCGCCAGTGTGGTCTCTCGCAGCACAAAAAGTGGATCCACACGCCGAGAAATTTCTGCTGTGAGAAATGCGGCAAGAAGTTCATCACCCAAGAGGAACTCGACGACCACATGATACGTCACGATTCGTCCGATAAGCCGTTCAAGTGCGAGATATGCCCGAAACAGTTCTGTCACAAGAACGACCTTCGCAGACATACCTATCGACACAGTGGAGCTCCGTTCGATTGCAAACTTTGTGAGAGACGTTTCATCCGCCAAGATCACCTCACGTCTCACATGATCACCCATGACAAGGAGAAAAGGAAAGCGTTGAAGGAACGTGCAAAAGCTCACAAGCCAAAGAAACAGAAGTAG